From the genome of Trichoplusia ni isolate ovarian cell line Hi5 chromosome 26, tn1, whole genome shotgun sequence, one region includes:
- the LOC113505717 gene encoding serine protease snake-like → MFKLVLLCIVMVLSDAAHEGELCTKDGKVGKCTILQSCRTAIDDIKNRKHPQICSFDLANPIVCCIDDVVASLPTPHATTPESPASQPASDPKPEHEIGDSKLPECIEYQEKYVFPCDRGVDLLGGLSRRIYCHHSAEELIVRGTEAFQHQFPHMVLIGFGPIDNIQWLCGGAIISEQYILTAAHCTLARDLGPASYVLVGAHRKSDAVDRSKVYKIKQFIRHPEYNPPRKYNDIALLETEKTINLDQFVVPACLHLGEDINDDTVIATGWGLREPDSTDNLQKTYLKKFTAEQCNDTYTPWRLLPKYFDPRTQLCYADKTSKNNTCMGDSGGPIQIKNKNVHCMYTIIGVSSFGKPCRFVEEPAVYTRVSAYVSWIENIVWPN, encoded by the exons atgtttaaattagttttattgtgtATCGTGATGGTGTTAAGTGACGCTGCACATGAAG GTGAACTTTGCACGAAAGACGGCAAGGTTGGGAAGTGCACAATACTGCAGTCATGTCGTACGGCGAtagatgatattaaaaatagaaaacatccACAG ATATGTTCTTTCGATCTTGCGAATCCAATAGTGTGTTGTATTGATGACGTGGTGGCATCACTGCCTACCCCCCACGCAACTACCCCTGAAAG TCCAGCGTCACAACCTGCTTCTGACCCTAAGCCTGAGCATGAGATCGGAGACTCtaag CTTCCAGAATGCATCGAATACCAGGAGAAGTACGTGTTCCCATGTGATCGAGGAGTGGACCTGCTGGGAGGCCTCAGCAGGAGAATTTACTGTCATCATAGCGCTGAAGAACTCATCGTGAGAGGTACTGAGGCCTTTCAGCACCAGTTTCCGCATATG GTTCTAATCGGATTCGGTCCCATAGATAATATCCAGTGGCTGTGTGGTGGAGCTATCATCAGTGAACAATATATCCTCACAGCAGCTCATTGTACTTTGGCCAGAGACCT gGGACCAGCATCATATGTGCTTGTAGGTGCTCATAGAAAATCGGATGCTGTTGACAGGAGCAAGGTTTACAAGATCAAGCAATTTATACGACACCCGGAGTACAACCCGCCGAGGAAGTATAACGACATCGCTCTGTTGGAGACGGAAAAGAC CATCAATCTGGACCAGTTTGTGGTGCCGGCGTGTCTCCACTTGGGTGAGGATATCAATGATGACACAGTCATCGCGACAGGCTGGGGACTCAGGGAGCCGGATAGCACGGACAACTTGCAGAAG ACATATCTTAAGAAATTCACTGCAGAGCAATGTAATGACACCTATACACCTTGGCGCCTTCTGCCCAAATACTTTGACCCGAGGACACAGCTGTGTTATGCAGACAAAACCTCgaaaaataatacttgtatG GGTGACAGCGGAGGCCCGATCCAgattaagaacaaaaacgtcCATTGTATGTACACCATCATCGGAGTGTCATCATTCGGGAAACCCTGTAGATTTGTCGAGGAGCCTGCCGTCTACACCAGAGTGTCTGCATATGTATCCTGGATCGAAAATATCGTTTGGCCTAACTAA